In Paenibacillus sp. BIC5C1, a genomic segment contains:
- a CDS encoding NADP-dependent oxidoreductase, giving the protein MSENKQIVLASRPEGAPSREDFKFIDAPLPVPDAGQVLVRTLYLSVDPYMRGRMKDTKSYAPPYALNEVIKGGTIGQVVDSSEPNLRKGDLVSGMWGWQQYAAVNTGDISLIDTEEAPITAYLGALGMTGLTAYFGMEDIGKPKDGETVVVSGAAGAVGMIAGQIAKIVGARVIGIAGSDEKCEYLKEKLGFDVVLNYKHEEDMSAAIERACPAGVDVYFDNVGGEISDAVLRHINRNARIPLCGQISSYNLEKPDIGMRPQTLLLTNTALMKGFLVGDYAKSFKEGRAKLAKWIKEGHIQFEENIVEGFDQTPEAFMGLFSGDNLGKQLVKVADPE; this is encoded by the coding sequence GTGTCTGAAAATAAACAGATCGTACTTGCGTCTCGTCCCGAAGGTGCCCCATCCAGAGAAGACTTTAAATTCATTGATGCACCGCTTCCTGTACCGGATGCAGGACAAGTTCTGGTACGTACGCTATATTTGTCTGTAGATCCATACATGCGGGGCCGCATGAAAGATACAAAATCCTATGCTCCCCCCTATGCGTTGAATGAAGTGATCAAGGGCGGAACGATTGGGCAGGTGGTGGATTCTTCGGAACCCAATCTGCGCAAAGGGGATTTAGTATCCGGCATGTGGGGCTGGCAGCAGTATGCAGCCGTAAATACGGGAGATATTTCCCTGATTGATACAGAAGAGGCTCCAATTACGGCTTACCTGGGTGCGTTGGGCATGACCGGTTTGACCGCTTATTTTGGCATGGAAGACATCGGTAAGCCGAAGGATGGCGAAACGGTGGTCGTATCGGGAGCCGCCGGAGCGGTAGGCATGATTGCGGGCCAGATCGCCAAGATTGTAGGTGCGCGTGTAATCGGGATTGCAGGTTCTGACGAAAAATGTGAGTATCTGAAAGAAAAACTGGGATTCGATGTGGTGTTGAACTATAAGCACGAAGAGGATATGTCTGCTGCCATTGAACGGGCTTGCCCGGCTGGCGTAGACGTCTATTTCGACAATGTTGGCGGTGAAATCTCGGATGCGGTACTGCGCCATATTAATCGGAATGCACGTATTCCACTCTGTGGACAGATTTCGTCATATAATCTGGAGAAACCGGATATCGGCATGCGCCCACAGACGTTATTGTTAACCAATACAGCGTTGATGAAAGGTTTTCTGGTGGGTGACTATGCCAAGTCCTTCAAGGAAGGCCGAGCCAAGCTAGCAAAATGGATCAAGGAAGGCCACATTCAGTTTGAAGAAAACATTGTGGAAGGTTTTGACCAGACGCCTGAAGCATTTATGGGCCTCTTCTCAGGAGATAACTTGGGTAAACAGCTTGTAAAGGTTGCGGACCCCGAATAG
- a CDS encoding CcdC family protein produces MAQISPSYLQIGATLGMLVMALLAIFIRMKASHRPVTIRKILIPPLGMSTGFLMFVVPETHVPLLWALIALLVGWFIFSYPLIRSTRFERVNEEIFATRSRSFAFILLGLLAIRLILHEVIQRYVSIPQTGGLFFLLAFGMIVRWRVYMYKHYKEVVAAES; encoded by the coding sequence GTGGCTCAAATCAGTCCGTCTTACCTTCAGATCGGTGCAACTCTGGGTATGCTCGTCATGGCCCTACTTGCCATTTTTATTCGAATGAAAGCCAGCCACCGTCCGGTAACCATTCGCAAAATACTTATTCCCCCGCTGGGAATGAGTACGGGTTTTCTCATGTTTGTTGTACCTGAGACACATGTTCCGCTTCTATGGGCACTTATCGCGCTGTTGGTGGGCTGGTTTATATTCTCGTATCCCCTCATTCGCAGTACTCGCTTTGAACGAGTTAACGAAGAAATTTTTGCCACCCGTTCACGAAGCTTCGCGTTCATTCTGCTTGGATTGCTGGCAATACGCCTAATCCTGCATGAAGTCATTCAGCGTTATGTAAGCATTCCTCAAACGGGTGGATTGTTCTTCCTTCTGGCCTTCGGTATGATCGTACGCTGGCGGGTATATATGTACAAACACTATAAGGAAGTTGTTGCTGCCGAATCTTAG
- a CDS encoding HEAT repeat domain-containing protein yields the protein MNDHVRMNVHLIGGQNAGWFEGKTVLLLQLSSIICGSVLVLLLCAYGYILWDKHAARRRVVVQAKWLHEFNAEGEGSALRNYFDTGELDSALLNMSGDQQAVLQGILLQRLSQGPREMELARIRFLSWRVFESSYRTRLGSRKWSVRVNTLLYVEQFHMIELLPKLEDILRSASCTPLERFIILRMYARTGYMRVLKELLRKDTLLSDSQYLQILLPLTDEMWLKLMEHFKELSYQVQCTFIDALRIRDEQTDNAISLLEALILGGDAELRTRSLQALAHVEKKDKRLLRQLLLVWNEQGDERPRSERLVVARLMGSIREEAFVPLLKRLMGDPSFQIRQEAANSLARYEQAVEELRYTASEHPDKYARQIAEETLERKQYGRKMD from the coding sequence ATGAACGATCATGTACGGATGAATGTCCACCTTATCGGTGGGCAAAATGCTGGGTGGTTTGAAGGGAAAACCGTTTTGTTACTACAGTTGTCCAGTATCATATGTGGAAGTGTGCTTGTGCTCCTGCTATGCGCGTATGGCTACATCCTATGGGATAAGCATGCAGCGAGGCGAAGGGTGGTCGTGCAAGCAAAATGGTTGCATGAGTTTAATGCAGAAGGTGAAGGTTCCGCCCTAAGGAATTATTTTGACACAGGAGAACTTGACTCCGCTTTGCTTAATATGTCGGGAGATCAACAGGCTGTGTTGCAGGGCATCTTGTTACAACGACTGTCTCAAGGGCCCCGAGAAATGGAGCTTGCACGTATTCGCTTCTTGTCTTGGAGAGTCTTTGAAAGTTCATACAGAACAAGGCTTGGATCGAGGAAGTGGAGCGTTAGGGTTAACACTTTGTTATACGTCGAGCAATTTCATATGATAGAACTATTGCCCAAGCTTGAGGACATCCTTCGTTCTGCTTCATGTACGCCGCTTGAGCGGTTCATCATCTTACGCATGTATGCCAGAACAGGGTATATGAGAGTTTTGAAGGAATTACTGCGAAAGGATACGTTGCTTTCCGATTCACAGTATTTGCAGATCTTGTTACCGCTCACAGATGAGATGTGGTTGAAACTAATGGAACATTTCAAGGAACTATCTTATCAGGTCCAGTGTACGTTCATTGATGCTCTGCGAATCCGTGATGAACAGACAGATAACGCTATTTCATTGCTGGAGGCACTGATCCTTGGAGGGGATGCTGAACTTCGCACCCGCTCGTTACAGGCGCTCGCCCATGTTGAAAAGAAGGATAAGCGTTTGCTGAGACAGTTGTTGCTGGTATGGAATGAGCAGGGTGACGAAAGGCCACGCTCGGAGCGTTTAGTTGTGGCCCGATTGATGGGCAGCATTCGTGAAGAAGCTTTTGTCCCGCTACTGAAAAGGTTGATGGGAGACCCTTCTTTTCAAATCAGGCAGGAGGCAGCGAATTCACTTGCTCGATACGAGCAGGCGGTTGAGGAACTGCGCTATACAGCCTCAGAACACCCGGATAAATACGCAAGGCAGATAGCGGAGGAAACGCTGGAAAGGAAGCAGTATGGACGAAAGATGGATTAA
- a CDS encoding glycosyltransferase family 2 protein: protein MDERWINMLRSLIVAWHEGILIYLILAIVMFSVLFLAAVRMLIRQRDVDSLQYDEMLNEELAPPVSLLVPVYNSENMIVDRVERLLETQYALYEIIIINDGSQDGTMQQLMDTYDLLPIQSKVHYSGLEREIGQIRAVYRSMVHCHLLVIDKEYGGHMDSLNVGINMSQYPYVASIGQATVLERDALVKIMKPVMSALPGEEIVACSGRVDMANGKYPFTSIQGITSSERELSPLLIMQYIEYVRAFLISGIGLVRYNINILLFTSQAFGVFKKNRIMEIGGYNTDSHVGHIELVMRLHKHMKQMKEPGRIIYIPDPICSVNVPESWSQLLKQRAGWHRQLAGSLWEQRSMIGNPHYGWMGMVSIPYFILVELMGPVLEIATIIFLISGMWLQIVDVKLCLVLALLLVLYGSLLSACAVMFEIWSSRRAYTFREVTRLFLYACSETFWFRPMNNVFRIYGLLQVVGYGKKDSKHGKG from the coding sequence ATGGACGAAAGATGGATTAATATGCTGCGGAGTTTGATTGTGGCGTGGCACGAGGGGATTTTGATATACCTTATACTCGCCATTGTGATGTTCAGTGTACTGTTTCTCGCTGCTGTCCGGATGCTGATCCGGCAGAGGGATGTGGACTCGCTTCAATATGATGAGATGCTGAATGAGGAGCTGGCTCCGCCGGTATCACTTCTTGTCCCAGTGTACAACAGCGAGAACATGATTGTTGACCGTGTCGAACGTTTGTTGGAAACGCAATATGCTCTCTATGAAATTATCATCATCAATGATGGTTCCCAAGATGGAACCATGCAGCAGCTAATGGATACGTATGATTTGTTGCCTATTCAGAGTAAAGTTCATTATTCGGGTCTGGAACGGGAGATTGGACAGATCAGGGCAGTGTACCGATCTATGGTGCACTGCCATCTCCTCGTGATTGATAAGGAGTATGGTGGCCATATGGATTCACTGAATGTGGGGATCAACATGTCTCAATATCCCTATGTTGCATCGATTGGACAGGCGACTGTGTTAGAAAGGGATGCGTTGGTGAAGATCATGAAACCAGTTATGAGCGCTCTTCCGGGTGAAGAGATCGTCGCTTGCAGCGGCAGGGTAGATATGGCCAATGGGAAGTACCCATTTACTTCGATTCAAGGCATTACATCGTCAGAACGGGAATTAAGCCCCCTGCTTATAATGCAATATATTGAATATGTGCGAGCTTTTTTGATCAGTGGCATAGGACTTGTACGATATAACATCAATATTCTGTTGTTTACATCACAAGCTTTCGGTGTTTTTAAAAAAAATAGGATCATGGAAATCGGCGGTTACAACACGGATTCTCATGTAGGTCACATTGAGCTTGTCATGCGGTTGCACAAACATATGAAACAGATGAAAGAGCCTGGACGTATTATATACATTCCCGATCCGATCTGCAGTGTCAACGTACCGGAGTCCTGGAGCCAACTGCTGAAGCAGCGTGCTGGCTGGCATAGACAGCTCGCGGGCAGCCTATGGGAACAGCGCAGCATGATTGGAAATCCGCACTATGGGTGGATGGGGATGGTATCGATTCCTTATTTTATCCTTGTTGAACTGATGGGACCGGTTCTGGAGATTGCGACGATAATTTTTCTGATCTCGGGAATGTGGTTACAAATTGTGGATGTCAAGCTATGTCTGGTCCTTGCTCTGCTTCTGGTGCTCTACGGTTCCCTGTTGTCGGCTTGCGCGGTGATGTTTGAAATATGGTCCTCCCGCAGAGCATATACGTTTCGTGAGGTGACACGACTGTTTTTGTACGCATGCTCAGAGACATTTTGGTTTAGACCTATGAACAATGTATTCCGTATTTACGGACTGTTGCAGGTCGTGGGATACGGGAAGAAGGACAGTAAGCACGGAAAGGGGTAG
- a CDS encoding TetR-like C-terminal domain-containing protein, whose protein sequence is MSAQQLRLALTEASAGRSGDEAIQEVAAAYIGFVRKHPGLYEAFFHAPDRQEPQLVVESTAALNLLLRLLQPYTLSEAETLHAVRGLRSLCHGFASMGEKGGFGMNFDPDESLQLSVAAFLNGLQHLHS, encoded by the coding sequence ATGTCCGCACAGCAGCTCAGGCTTGCATTAACTGAGGCTTCCGCCGGCCGTTCCGGCGACGAAGCCATTCAGGAGGTCGCTGCTGCATATATCGGCTTCGTCCGCAAGCATCCAGGGCTGTACGAAGCCTTCTTCCACGCCCCGGACCGTCAGGAACCACAGCTCGTTGTGGAGAGTACAGCTGCCCTAAATCTGTTGCTCCGCCTGTTGCAGCCCTATACACTAAGTGAAGCGGAAACGCTCCATGCCGTTCGCGGATTACGCAGTCTTTGCCATGGCTTCGCCTCCATGGGTGAAAAAGGCGGCTTCGGTATGAACTTTGACCCGGATGAGAGTCTGCAACTTTCCGTGGCCGCTTTCCTGAATGGATTGCAACATCTTCATTCATAA
- a CDS encoding MBL fold metallo-hydrolase yields MRITREHDVVQVSFLPRLFPVNVYLVEEKDGFTLIDAGMPFSLKGILSTAQSLGKPITRIILTHAHGDHVGALDGLKDALPEAEVCISRRDAPLLAGDASLLPGEPQTPVRGSVPKAIRTRPDRLLDDGDRIGSLVAIATPGHTPGHMAFMDTRSRVLIAGDAYQLHGGLAVSGRLRPLFPFPALATWNRELALASAKRLAELEPSVLAVGHGRMLRQPAAAMRAATADAEQRLRPAGGHL; encoded by the coding sequence ATGCGAATTACACGTGAGCATGATGTTGTCCAGGTTTCATTCCTTCCACGCCTCTTCCCCGTGAACGTATATCTTGTTGAAGAAAAAGATGGGTTTACCCTTATTGATGCCGGAATGCCATTCAGTCTGAAGGGGATTCTATCTACTGCACAATCCCTGGGTAAACCGATTACCAGAATCATTCTGACTCACGCCCATGGCGACCATGTTGGTGCACTGGACGGTCTTAAGGATGCGCTGCCTGAAGCCGAGGTCTGCATCTCAAGAAGAGATGCCCCGCTGCTGGCCGGAGACGCTTCCCTGCTTCCCGGCGAGCCGCAGACTCCGGTACGCGGTAGTGTACCCAAAGCGATCCGCACCCGGCCGGATCGCTTGCTCGATGATGGCGACCGGATCGGATCCCTGGTCGCCATTGCTACCCCAGGCCATACGCCGGGCCATATGGCCTTCATGGATACGCGCAGCCGCGTGCTCATCGCTGGCGACGCGTATCAGCTGCACGGCGGTCTCGCCGTATCCGGCCGGCTGCGCCCGCTCTTTCCGTTCCCCGCGCTGGCGACGTGGAACCGTGAACTTGCTCTTGCCAGCGCCAAGCGCTTGGCTGAGCTGGAGCCGTCCGTGCTCGCTGTAGGGCACGGACGAATGCTGCGTCAGCCCGCTGCGGCTATGCGAGCAGCTACAGCAGACGCGGAGCAGCGGCTGCGCCCTGCCGGGGGGCATCTGTGA
- a CDS encoding Rrf2 family transcriptional regulator yields the protein MNSEFTIAVHCLVFLSMKDECMANSEDLSQSVGTHPARVRKVLSVLRKHGYLTTKEGAHGGYLLSRPSGEIKLGELYRLVAGGSLGPSWCSGETGSTCVVSSNMQDVMGSIYDGGEEALSAYFDRISIEDVKHRIGNGKECSLSMEPLSMKDRS from the coding sequence ATGAACAGTGAATTTACCATTGCTGTACACTGTCTGGTCTTTCTGTCCATGAAGGATGAGTGTATGGCCAATAGTGAAGACTTGTCTCAAAGTGTGGGTACGCATCCAGCCAGAGTACGCAAGGTGCTTAGTGTGCTGCGGAAGCACGGATACCTGACCACCAAGGAAGGTGCTCACGGTGGATATCTGCTCAGCCGTCCGAGTGGAGAAATAAAGCTTGGAGAATTGTACAGACTGGTAGCCGGTGGATCACTGGGTCCCAGTTGGTGCTCGGGAGAAACTGGTTCAACGTGCGTTGTTTCTTCCAATATGCAGGATGTAATGGGAAGCATCTACGATGGAGGCGAAGAAGCATTAAGCGCTTATTTTGACCGTATATCCATTGAGGATGTGAAGCATCGTATCGGTAATGGGAAAGAATGTTCTTTGTCTATGGAACCCTTGTCCATGAAGGATAGGTCATGA
- a CDS encoding nitroreductase family protein has translation MSSIENNETLRVINERHAVKKYESGFVMPEADLNAILTAASEAPSSWNLQHWKFLVIESEADKAKLLPIAYGQSQITDSSVTIAVLGDLEANRNAVIYDQAVEAGAIPSEVRDALVGQINGAYKNPQIARDEAIRNASFASQNIMLAARSLGYDTCPMGGYNPQQLIETFNIPARYLPTLLITVGKAAVPARPSGRFPLSEVVVKGSF, from the coding sequence ATGTCCAGCATTGAAAACAATGAAACACTTCGCGTGATTAACGAACGTCACGCTGTCAAAAAGTACGAAAGTGGTTTTGTTATGCCTGAAGCAGATTTGAACGCTATCCTGACTGCCGCTTCCGAAGCACCGTCTTCATGGAACCTGCAACACTGGAAATTCCTCGTGATCGAATCCGAAGCAGACAAAGCCAAGTTGCTGCCAATCGCTTACGGCCAAAGTCAAATCACAGACAGTTCCGTTACGATCGCTGTACTCGGGGATCTGGAAGCGAACCGCAACGCCGTGATTTATGATCAGGCTGTTGAAGCAGGTGCAATCCCTTCTGAAGTTCGTGACGCATTGGTTGGACAGATCAATGGTGCTTACAAAAATCCGCAAATCGCTCGCGATGAAGCGATCCGTAATGCATCGTTTGCTTCACAGAACATTATGCTTGCTGCACGTTCCCTGGGATATGATACTTGCCCAATGGGTGGTTACAACCCGCAACAATTGATCGAAACGTTCAACATCCCTGCGCGTTATTTGCCAACGTTGTTGATCACTGTAGGTAAAGCTGCAGTTCCAGCTCGTCCGTCAGGTCGTTTCCCGTTGTCAGAAGTTGTAGTTAAAGGTTCTTTCTAA
- a CDS encoding S-layer homology domain-containing protein: protein MKKNILAALTAGAILSLSLSAGPIHAAQAEFTDIQGITGADKIESLHQDGLIKGVSDSLFKPEQELNTAQGIQLIADGLHLNLDTIRFVKQPLPSDYFSNVKDGVWYSDAFVRAQFNGIKMSNDIDPSKPLTREQYTLFLMQGIEAKGGLPMINIKPVDITDEKELTPEFQGAVQRSLVLKINTLDTEGNFNPKETITRAEAAVMMYNAIEYLEDFNAPKIPETPEK, encoded by the coding sequence ATGAAAAAAAACATATTGGCTGCATTAACAGCCGGAGCAATACTCTCCCTTTCTCTGAGCGCGGGTCCGATTCATGCAGCTCAAGCAGAATTTACTGATATTCAAGGTATTACGGGGGCAGACAAGATTGAATCCCTTCATCAGGATGGCTTAATCAAAGGCGTGAGTGATAGCTTATTTAAACCGGAACAAGAACTCAACACAGCTCAGGGAATACAGCTTATTGCTGATGGTCTCCATCTGAATTTGGACACGATTCGTTTTGTCAAGCAACCTCTGCCAAGTGACTACTTCTCCAACGTAAAAGATGGCGTATGGTACAGTGATGCTTTTGTCCGTGCTCAGTTTAATGGTATTAAGATGTCCAACGACATCGACCCTTCCAAGCCGCTAACCCGTGAACAGTACACCCTTTTCTTGATGCAAGGCATTGAAGCTAAAGGCGGCCTGCCGATGATTAACATCAAGCCTGTAGATATCACGGATGAGAAAGAGCTTACGCCAGAATTTCAAGGTGCGGTTCAACGCTCCCTTGTCTTGAAGATTAATACGCTCGATACCGAGGGCAACTTCAATCCGAAGGAAACGATTACCCGCGCCGAAGCTGCGGTTATGATGTATAACGCAATTGAGTACCTGGAAGATTTCAATGCACCGAAAATCCCGGAAACACCAGAGAAATAA
- a CDS encoding lactonase family protein, producing the protein METTATNEAFFYTGTYASADQPGIFLCALNKDTGELRIVNHMDGVENPSYLALSPDGNSLYVVSETDEGEVLVYRRDAATGELHLMYRKLTKGASPCYISVTEDGKWVLTSNYSSGSVNVFPVGDQGTLEEMSALIEHTGRGQNDDRQEGPHAHSIQPDPSGQYAIVCDLGLDQIIVYRQEEGRLVTHREMNQPPGSGPRHLVFHPNSKWAYVINELSNTITAFMYDQRRGEFTTLQHITTLPEGHSGEGTGADIRVSPCGRFLYASNRGDDSIVLYHIDQESGKLEAIEWTSTIGQTPRNFNLLPGGILLVANQDSNNLVAFQINGEDGRLTHNGFKLEIPRPVCIAPVV; encoded by the coding sequence ATGGAAACAACAGCAACGAATGAAGCTTTTTTCTATACAGGTACTTATGCATCCGCAGATCAACCGGGAATATTTCTCTGTGCGTTGAACAAGGATACAGGCGAGTTGCGGATTGTAAATCATATGGATGGAGTAGAAAATCCATCGTATCTGGCCTTATCTCCGGATGGGAACTCTCTGTACGTGGTAAGTGAGACAGATGAGGGAGAGGTGCTGGTCTATCGCAGGGATGCTGCAACGGGTGAGCTGCATTTGATGTATCGCAAATTGACGAAGGGCGCATCGCCTTGTTATATATCTGTCACGGAGGATGGCAAGTGGGTGCTGACTTCGAACTACAGCAGTGGCAGTGTGAACGTATTCCCGGTAGGGGATCAAGGCACGCTTGAAGAGATGAGTGCGCTGATTGAGCATACGGGAAGAGGGCAGAATGACGACCGTCAGGAAGGGCCGCACGCCCACTCCATTCAACCAGACCCTTCGGGTCAATATGCCATTGTCTGTGATCTGGGTCTGGATCAGATTATTGTGTATCGTCAGGAAGAAGGCCGCTTGGTAACGCACCGTGAGATGAATCAGCCTCCAGGCTCCGGACCGAGACATCTCGTCTTCCACCCCAACTCGAAATGGGCCTATGTGATTAATGAATTGAGTAACACCATTACGGCGTTCATGTATGATCAGCGTCGAGGTGAGTTCACTACGTTACAGCATATCACCACACTGCCTGAAGGGCATTCTGGTGAAGGGACGGGAGCGGATATCCGTGTATCCCCGTGTGGCCGTTTCCTCTATGCTTCCAATCGTGGGGACGACAGCATTGTGCTGTATCATATTGACCAGGAATCCGGTAAGTTGGAGGCTATAGAGTGGACTTCCACTATTGGTCAGACTCCGCGTAACTTTAACTTGCTGCCAGGTGGCATTCTGCTGGTCGCCAATCAGGACAGCAACAATCTCGTTGCTTTTCAGATCAATGGTGAAGATGGACGTCTGACACACAACGGATTCAAATTGGAGATACCACGTCCAGTGTGTATTGCTCCAGTAGTATAA